The Streptomyces sp. NBC_00224 genome has a window encoding:
- a CDS encoding SAV_2336 N-terminal domain-related protein — protein sequence MPRAEPSDALAGLAALVGHELSTHELLDTLWLAARLPSGADAPLASALAPDRARQPGPEAWAGPPTPPEGTAVVPGAGDGAAKEGAGSQPPLPTQLLGALHAAAAARSAPEFTGASASPRRPERGAGALPVRVPEAKALGDGELRLSRSLRLLKQPHPGSHFWEFDEEATATAMAESGLPDVVLRPARRRWLDLTLLIDDGLSMLLWRRLATELRSVFERLGAFRDIRVHGLDARSDTAPGLKVRPFDPGGPLLSPASAADPSGRTLVLVISDGVGACWRDGRMHTALERWARQGPTAVVHALPSHMWDASGIRSEQWSVTTRRRGAANHTWEVTDPLLPPGLGDRFPGVPVPVLEPYPPAVATWARLVASPGASAELPLLAPPGARGLRGEAATRGTDPADAVLRFRDAASPQAYRLAAHLAAISPLTVPVMRLVQAAVPWRSDTAHLAEVFLGGLMRQADPPGAGLPAQHRRFGFLDGVQEILLDTASPIDLLRTTRAVTDRLATLVGRSPDFPAWLAHPSGTGELLPGTRPFAWLEDRLLTHLGARPMASVPPPPAVTEYEEVRLPSGLDRAPSWLPLRLQDLHGLGPYTLLMRQDTGTKPVAYIGADIDGQEALLRVAHTSDPPVARELLATEYRALRRMDGVYAPGVLASDLDETTPWIALRLDTLSTGLPAPTLRAVLQAAGPLRDSSLLAWLGWSLARAVNRCHRRGLVHGSLTPGTVLVTERTLHIISWASARIDGASSASSLVMPSNSPYRAPEVTSWSESRIAAGDVYAVGTILLEAVTGRHWRWYEHDVLRHHPEFRRLEEGLRDLLLRSVDEEPEARPTAREMAEAFGALMLMPVEWDDEADAEAAADADEGPEDDSVREEWIRAIRAPLRQPLRIAVLGVKDRAGCTTTTTVLGAILAEQRQERVLAVDTDRHAGSHIHLARRVYRATAARLTELAHSAPEITGFEVLRLFLSQHRSGLMVLANDSVSHPPTAGQFSDQEYREVAEVTAPYFDITLADTDRFPQAMLELANRVVIVSRADPAGVTQAQQAVDRLVALGRPDLVAEAVVVLNHSRPAAGWTLDAATIRSLSSRCRGVLTIPRDGHLTTGSTVELSWLAPETYKAFLRLGALLVSD from the coding sequence GTGCCGCGCGCGGAGCCCTCCGACGCCCTGGCGGGACTCGCCGCCCTGGTGGGCCACGAGCTGTCCACGCACGAGCTCCTGGACACGCTGTGGCTGGCCGCCCGGCTGCCGAGCGGTGCCGACGCCCCGCTGGCGAGCGCCCTGGCCCCGGACCGCGCGCGGCAGCCGGGCCCGGAGGCGTGGGCGGGGCCGCCGACACCGCCCGAAGGCACGGCGGTGGTGCCCGGGGCCGGGGACGGCGCCGCGAAGGAAGGGGCGGGCTCCCAACCACCGCTCCCCACCCAGCTGTTGGGCGCCCTGCACGCGGCGGCGGCCGCCCGCAGCGCCCCCGAGTTCACCGGCGCGAGCGCCTCCCCGCGCCGCCCGGAACGCGGCGCCGGGGCGCTGCCGGTACGGGTCCCCGAGGCGAAGGCGCTCGGCGACGGGGAACTCCGTCTGAGCCGGTCCCTGCGACTGCTGAAGCAGCCCCATCCGGGCTCGCACTTCTGGGAGTTCGACGAGGAGGCGACCGCCACCGCGATGGCCGAGAGCGGCCTGCCCGACGTGGTGCTGCGGCCCGCGCGGCGGCGCTGGCTCGATCTCACCCTGCTCATCGACGACGGCCTCTCGATGCTGCTGTGGCGCAGGCTCGCCACCGAACTGCGGTCCGTCTTCGAGCGGTTGGGCGCCTTCCGGGACATCCGGGTGCACGGTCTGGACGCCCGCTCGGACACCGCCCCCGGCCTCAAGGTGCGCCCCTTCGACCCCGGCGGGCCGCTGCTCTCCCCCGCGTCCGCCGCCGACCCGTCGGGCCGCACCCTGGTCCTGGTGATCAGCGACGGGGTGGGGGCGTGCTGGCGGGACGGGCGGATGCACACCGCCCTGGAGCGCTGGGCCAGGCAGGGCCCGACGGCGGTGGTGCACGCGCTGCCCTCCCACATGTGGGACGCCTCGGGCATCCGCTCGGAGCAGTGGTCGGTGACGACGCGGCGGCGCGGCGCGGCCAACCACACCTGGGAGGTGACCGACCCGCTGCTGCCGCCCGGCCTCGGCGACCGCTTCCCGGGGGTGCCCGTCCCCGTACTGGAGCCGTATCCCCCTGCCGTCGCCACCTGGGCGCGTCTGGTGGCCTCGCCCGGGGCCAGCGCGGAGCTGCCGCTGCTCGCGCCGCCGGGCGCGCGCGGCCTCCGGGGCGAGGCGGCCACCCGGGGCACGGACCCGGCCGACGCGGTGCTGCGGTTCCGGGACGCGGCGTCCCCGCAGGCGTACCGGCTCGCCGCGCACCTCGCGGCCATCTCGCCGCTGACGGTGCCGGTGATGCGGCTGGTGCAGGCGGCCGTGCCGTGGCGCTCGGACACCGCACACCTGGCCGAGGTGTTCCTCGGCGGACTGATGCGCCAGGCCGACCCGCCCGGCGCCGGACTCCCCGCCCAGCACCGCCGCTTCGGCTTCCTCGACGGCGTCCAGGAGATCCTGCTCGACACCGCCTCCCCGATCGACCTGCTGCGCACCACCCGAGCGGTGACCGACCGCCTGGCCACGCTGGTGGGCCGCTCCCCCGACTTCCCGGCCTGGCTCGCCCATCCGTCGGGGACGGGCGAACTCCTGCCGGGGACAAGGCCGTTCGCCTGGCTTGAGGACCGGCTGCTCACGCATCTGGGCGCCCGTCCGATGGCGTCGGTGCCGCCGCCCCCGGCGGTCACCGAGTACGAGGAGGTGCGGCTGCCGTCCGGTCTGGACAGGGCGCCGTCCTGGCTGCCGCTGCGGCTCCAGGACCTGCACGGGCTGGGCCCGTACACGCTGCTGATGCGCCAGGACACCGGCACCAAGCCCGTCGCGTACATCGGCGCGGACATCGACGGCCAGGAGGCGCTGCTGCGGGTCGCCCACACCTCGGACCCGCCGGTCGCCCGCGAGCTGCTCGCCACCGAGTACCGGGCGCTGCGGCGGATGGACGGGGTGTACGCGCCGGGGGTGCTCGCCAGCGACCTCGACGAGACCACGCCCTGGATCGCGCTGCGGCTCGACACCCTCAGCACCGGGCTGCCCGCGCCGACCCTGCGCGCGGTGCTCCAGGCCGCCGGGCCGCTGCGCGACTCCTCGCTCCTCGCCTGGCTGGGCTGGAGCCTGGCGCGGGCGGTCAACCGCTGCCACCGCAGAGGGCTCGTCCATGGCTCACTCACGCCCGGGACGGTCCTCGTCACCGAGCGGACGCTGCACATCATCAGCTGGGCGTCGGCCCGGATCGACGGCGCCTCCAGCGCGTCCTCGCTGGTCATGCCCAGCAACTCGCCCTACCGGGCACCCGAGGTGACGTCGTGGAGCGAGTCCCGGATCGCCGCCGGCGACGTGTACGCGGTCGGCACCATCCTGCTCGAAGCCGTGACCGGGCGGCACTGGCGCTGGTACGAGCACGACGTGCTGCGCCACCACCCGGAGTTCCGCCGCCTTGAGGAGGGTCTGCGCGATCTGCTGCTGCGCTCGGTGGACGAGGAGCCGGAGGCCCGGCCGACCGCGCGGGAGATGGCCGAGGCGTTCGGCGCGCTGATGCTGATGCCGGTGGAGTGGGACGACGAGGCCGACGCCGAGGCAGCGGCCGACGCCGATGAGGGCCCGGAGGACGATTCGGTCCGCGAGGAGTGGATCCGGGCGATCCGGGCGCCGCTGCGCCAGCCGCTGCGGATCGCGGTCCTCGGGGTCAAGGACCGGGCGGGCTGCACCACGACCACCACCGTGCTCGGGGCGATCCTGGCCGAGCAGCGCCAGGAGCGTGTCCTTGCCGTCGACACGGACCGGCACGCGGGCAGCCACATCCACCTCGCGCGCCGGGTCTACCGGGCCACCGCGGCCCGGCTGACCGAGCTGGCCCACTCCGCCCCCGAGATCACCGGCTTCGAGGTGCTGCGCCTCTTCCTCTCCCAGCACCGCTCGGGGCTGATGGTGCTCGCCAACGACTCGGTGTCCCATCCGCCGACGGCCGGCCAGTTCTCGGACCAGGAGTACCGCGAGGTGGCGGAGGTGACTGCGCCGTACTTCGACATCACGCTCGCCGACACGGACAGGTTCCCGCAGGCGATGCTGGAGCTCGCCAACCGGGTGGTGATCGTCTCCCGGGCCGACCCGGCCGGGGTCACCCAGGCCCAGCAGGCCGTCGACCGTCTGGTGGCGCTGGGCCGCCCCGACCTGGTGGCGGAGGCCGTGGTCGTCCTCAACCACAGCCGCCCGGCCGCCGGCTGGACCCTGGACGCGGCCACCATCCGCAGCCTCAGCTCCCGCTGCCGGGGCGTCCTCACCATCCCCCGCGACGGCCATCTGACGACCGGCAGCACGGTCGAGCTGTCGTGGCTGGCGCCGGAGACGTACAAGGCGTTCCTGCGCCTGGGCGCGCTGCTGGTGAGCGACTGA
- a CDS encoding methylated-DNA--[protein]-cysteine S-methyltransferase: MTTTHTVTDSPYGPLTLVAEDGVLSRLYMENQRHRPPQETFGEPDDGGPFPEVIRQLGAYFAGERTEFDLELDLRGTDFQRAVWDQLRHIPYGETRSYGELAQLLGNPGASRAVGLANGKNPVGIIVPCHRVIGSTGSLTGYGGGLDRKQRLLAFEKGAGEDALF; encoded by the coding sequence ATGACCACCACACATACCGTCACCGACAGCCCGTACGGCCCGCTCACCCTCGTCGCCGAGGACGGCGTGCTCAGCCGCCTCTACATGGAGAACCAGCGACACCGCCCGCCCCAGGAGACGTTCGGCGAACCCGATGACGGCGGCCCGTTCCCCGAGGTGATCCGCCAGCTCGGCGCGTACTTTGCGGGTGAACGCACCGAGTTCGACCTGGAGCTCGACCTGCGCGGCACCGACTTCCAGCGCGCGGTGTGGGACCAGCTGCGCCACATCCCGTACGGCGAGACCCGCTCGTACGGCGAACTCGCCCAGTTGCTCGGCAACCCCGGCGCCTCCCGCGCCGTGGGCCTGGCCAACGGCAAGAACCCGGTGGGCATCATCGTCCCCTGCCACCGCGTGATCGGCTCCACCGGGAGCCTGACGGGGTACGGCGGCGGCCTCGACCGCAAGCAGCGGCTGCTGGCCTTCGAGAAGGGGGCGGGGGAGGACGCACTCTTCTAG
- a CDS encoding phytoene desaturase family protein has product MLDAVVVGAGPNGLTAAVELARRGLSVEVFEAKDTIGGGARTEELTLPGFRHDPCSAVHPLGIGSPAFRRMPLDRYGLEWLHPELPMAHPFDDGTAAVLARSVAETAASFGPRDAGTYRRLVAPYIGKWDVLVRDFMSLPLSALPRDPIGLARFGIDGLPPYAWTMRRFRDDRARALFAGLVGHVIAPLNGLATSAVGLVFALAAHENGWPLPRGGSQSISDALAAYLRDLGGSVHTGFEVKRLDDLPPARAYVFDTSPTALARIAGLGRAYEGYKYGASVFKIDYALDGPVPWTAAEPRRAGTVQIGPSTSEIGAALSQASGGTAPETPFLITAQPSLVDPSRAPEGKHVFWVYGHVPNGWDGDLTDAIERQIERFAPGFRDRVLARATAGPPQLAAHNANYVGGDIACGAARGLQLMLRPTLSLFPYTTRHPSVFLCSSATPPGPGVHGMSGHNAAKAVWRALRKADRR; this is encoded by the coding sequence ATGCTCGATGCCGTCGTCGTGGGGGCGGGGCCCAATGGACTGACCGCCGCGGTCGAACTGGCCAGGCGCGGTCTGTCCGTTGAGGTCTTCGAGGCCAAGGACACCATCGGGGGCGGTGCCAGGACCGAGGAGCTCACCCTCCCCGGCTTCCGCCACGACCCCTGCTCCGCCGTGCACCCGCTGGGCATCGGCTCCCCGGCCTTCCGCCGGATGCCGCTCGACCGGTACGGACTGGAGTGGCTGCACCCCGAACTGCCCATGGCGCACCCCTTCGACGACGGCACCGCGGCCGTGCTCGCCCGCTCGGTCGCCGAGACCGCCGCGTCGTTCGGGCCGCGCGACGCGGGCACGTACCGCAGGCTGGTGGCGCCGTACATCGGCAAGTGGGACGTCCTGGTGCGCGACTTCATGTCGCTGCCGCTGAGCGCGCTGCCGCGCGATCCGATCGGCCTCGCGCGCTTCGGCATCGACGGGCTTCCGCCGTACGCGTGGACGATGCGCCGCTTCCGGGACGACCGGGCGCGCGCCCTGTTCGCCGGGCTCGTCGGCCATGTCATCGCGCCGCTGAACGGGCTCGCGACCTCCGCCGTCGGCCTGGTCTTCGCGCTCGCCGCGCACGAGAACGGCTGGCCGCTGCCGCGCGGCGGCTCGCAGTCGATCTCGGACGCGCTCGCCGCGTATCTGCGCGACCTGGGCGGCTCGGTCCACACCGGCTTCGAGGTGAAGCGGCTCGACGACCTGCCGCCGGCCCGGGCGTACGTCTTCGACACCTCACCGACCGCGCTCGCCCGGATCGCGGGCCTGGGGCGGGCGTACGAGGGGTACAAGTACGGCGCGAGCGTCTTCAAGATCGATTACGCGCTCGACGGCCCGGTGCCGTGGACCGCGGCCGAGCCGCGCCGGGCCGGCACCGTGCAGATCGGCCCGTCCACCAGCGAAATCGGCGCCGCGCTGAGCCAGGCGTCCGGGGGCACCGCCCCCGAGACCCCGTTCCTGATCACCGCCCAGCCCAGCCTCGTCGACCCCTCGCGGGCGCCCGAGGGCAAGCACGTGTTCTGGGTGTACGGACACGTGCCGAACGGGTGGGACGGCGACCTCACCGACGCGATCGAGCGCCAGATCGAGCGCTTCGCGCCCGGCTTCCGCGACCGGGTCCTCGCGCGCGCCACGGCGGGGCCGCCGCAGCTCGCGGCGCACAACGCCAACTATGTGGGCGGCGACATCGCCTGCGGCGCGGCGCGCGGGCTCCAGCTGATGCTGCGGCCCACCCTGTCGCTGTTCCCCTACACGACCCGGCACCCGTCGGTGTTCCTCTGCTCCTCCGCCACCCCGCCCGGGCCCGGGGTGCACGGCATGTCCGGGCACAACGCGGCCAAGGCGGTCTGGCGGGCTCTGCGGAAGGCGGACCGGCGATGA
- a CDS encoding O-acetyl-ADP-ribose deacetylase, with the protein MTGASAAPRLEIVLVRGDITDQSVDAVVNAANSSLLGGGGVDGAIHRRGGPEILAECRRLRASHYGKGLPTGRAVATAAGRLDAQWVIHTVGPVWQRDEDRSALLASCYRESLRVAGELGARTVAFPAISTGIYGWPLDDGARIAVRAVREAAVAAGSVEEVRFVLFDEAAYRAFEGAVG; encoded by the coding sequence ATGACCGGTGCGTCCGCCGCTCCGCGCCTTGAGATCGTGCTCGTCCGGGGCGACATCACGGACCAGTCCGTGGACGCGGTGGTCAACGCGGCCAACTCCTCGCTGCTGGGCGGGGGCGGGGTCGACGGCGCGATCCACCGCCGGGGCGGGCCGGAGATCCTGGCCGAGTGCCGCCGACTGCGCGCCTCCCACTACGGCAAGGGCCTGCCGACCGGGCGCGCCGTGGCCACGGCTGCCGGCCGGCTCGACGCGCAGTGGGTGATCCACACGGTGGGCCCGGTCTGGCAGCGCGACGAGGACCGCTCGGCCCTGCTCGCCTCCTGCTACCGCGAATCCCTGCGGGTGGCGGGGGAGTTGGGGGCGCGGACGGTGGCGTTCCCGGCGATCTCCACGGGGATCTACGGGTGGCCGCTGGACGACGGGGCGCGGATCGCTGTGCGCGCGGTGCGGGAGGCGGCTGTCGCCGCCGGGTCTGTGGAGGAGGTTCGGTTCGTGCTCTTCGACGAGGCGGCGTATCGGGCGTTCGAGGGGGCGGTGGGGTAG
- a CDS encoding AlkA N-terminal domain-containing protein: MHTDNERCVRAVQSKDARFDGWFFTAVLTTRIYCRPSCPVVPPKVENMTFYPSAAACQQAGFRACKRCRPDTTPGSPEWNARADSVARAMRLIRDGVVDREGVSGLAVRLGYSARQIERQLRAELGAGPLALARAQRAQTARILIETTALPMADVAFAAGFASVRTFNDTVREVFALAPTELRARTARGVARRAPGSIALRLPYRAPLNPDNLFGHLAATAVPGVEEWRGGAYRRTLSLPYGHGIVELTPGPDHIGCLLSLTDLRDLTIAISRCRWMLDLDADPVAVDDRLRADPLLAPLVDKAPGRRVPRTVDAAEFAVRAVLGQQVSTAAARTHAARLVTAHGEPVEDPAGGLTHLFPTSQALAGLDPEALALPRSRRATLTTLVAGLADGSIPLGFDTDWDRARAQLLELPGFGPWTVEVIAMRALGDPDAFLPSDLGVRRAAQSLGLPSSPAALTASAAAWRPWRAYAVQYLWATDDHPINNLPA, encoded by the coding sequence ATGCACACCGATAACGAGCGCTGCGTGCGGGCCGTCCAGTCCAAGGACGCCCGTTTCGACGGCTGGTTCTTCACTGCCGTGCTCACCACCCGTATCTACTGCCGGCCCAGCTGCCCGGTGGTGCCGCCGAAGGTCGAGAACATGACCTTCTATCCGAGCGCCGCCGCCTGCCAGCAGGCCGGGTTCCGGGCCTGCAAGCGGTGCCGCCCGGACACCACGCCCGGCTCGCCGGAGTGGAACGCCCGCGCCGACTCCGTGGCCCGCGCCATGCGGCTCATCCGGGACGGCGTCGTCGACCGCGAGGGCGTGTCCGGGCTCGCCGTGCGGCTCGGATACAGCGCCCGCCAGATCGAGCGCCAGCTGCGCGCCGAGCTCGGCGCCGGACCCCTCGCCCTGGCCCGTGCCCAGCGTGCCCAGACCGCCCGGATCCTCATCGAGACCACCGCGCTCCCGATGGCCGACGTCGCCTTCGCGGCGGGCTTCGCCTCGGTGCGCACCTTCAACGACACCGTCCGCGAGGTCTTCGCGCTCGCCCCCACCGAGCTGCGTGCCCGCACCGCGCGGGGCGTCGCCCGCCGGGCCCCCGGCTCGATCGCCCTGCGGCTGCCCTACCGCGCCCCGCTCAACCCGGACAACCTCTTCGGGCATCTGGCCGCCACGGCGGTTCCCGGTGTGGAGGAGTGGCGCGGCGGCGCGTACCGCCGCACGCTCTCCCTGCCGTACGGGCACGGCATCGTCGAACTCACCCCCGGGCCCGACCACATCGGCTGTCTGCTCTCGCTCACCGATCTGCGCGACCTCACCATCGCCATCAGCCGCTGCCGCTGGATGCTCGACCTGGACGCCGACCCGGTCGCCGTCGACGACCGGCTGCGCGCCGACCCGCTGCTCGCCCCGCTGGTCGACAAGGCTCCCGGCCGCCGGGTGCCGCGTACCGTCGACGCGGCGGAGTTCGCGGTACGGGCGGTGCTCGGCCAGCAGGTCTCCACGGCCGCCGCCCGCACCCACGCGGCCCGCCTGGTGACCGCGCACGGCGAGCCCGTCGAGGATCCGGCGGGCGGCCTCACGCATCTGTTTCCGACATCGCAGGCGCTGGCGGGGCTCGATCCGGAGGCCCTGGCCCTGCCGCGCAGCCGCCGCGCCACCCTCACCACACTGGTCGCGGGACTGGCCGACGGCAGCATCCCCCTGGGCTTCGACACCGACTGGGACCGGGCGCGGGCCCAGCTCCTTGAGCTGCCGGGCTTCGGCCCCTGGACCGTCGAGGTGATCGCGATGCGGGCGCTCGGGGACCCGGACGCCTTCCTCCCCTCCGACCTGGGAGTGCGCCGCGCGGCCCAGTCGCTCGGCCTGCCCTCCTCGCCCGCCGCCCTCACCGCGAGCGCCGCCGCCTGGCGCCCGTGGCGGGCCTACGCCGTCCAGTACCTCTGGGCCACCGACGACCACCCCATCAACAACCTCCCTGCGTGA
- a CDS encoding AAA family ATPase has translation MTENDGWRLFRGDRTAREVAFPEAPPWRQFANGAPGTRVRHRPYLIGRTEADVVSAALHLRRPLLVTGHPGTGKSSLAHAVAHELSLGPVLQWPVNSRSVLKDALYGYDAIGRLRETHLRQERGAPEPDIGTFVRLGPLGTALVPRERPRVLLVDELDKGDVDLPNDLLTVFEEGEFEIPELSRLPEAQSEVPVLTHDPEGGRVTITRGVVRCREFPVVVITSNGERDFPPAFLRRCVRLDLPDPDEERLRDIVAAHLGEHALEGVDDLLHAFLNRRAPGELATDQLLNAVFLRKGGVNLNAEGLLDAVLHRLGGSV, from the coding sequence ATGACGGAGAACGACGGGTGGCGGCTCTTCCGCGGCGACCGCACGGCCCGGGAGGTGGCCTTCCCCGAGGCGCCGCCGTGGCGGCAGTTCGCCAACGGCGCCCCGGGGACGCGGGTGCGCCACCGCCCGTATCTGATCGGCCGCACCGAGGCCGACGTGGTGAGCGCCGCGCTGCATCTGCGCCGCCCCCTCCTGGTCACCGGGCACCCCGGCACCGGCAAGTCCTCGCTGGCGCACGCCGTCGCGCACGAGCTGTCGCTCGGCCCGGTGCTCCAGTGGCCGGTCAACAGCCGGTCGGTGCTCAAGGACGCGCTGTACGGGTACGACGCCATCGGGCGGCTGCGCGAGACCCATCTGCGCCAGGAGCGCGGCGCGCCCGAGCCCGACATCGGCACCTTCGTCCGCCTGGGACCGCTGGGCACCGCGCTCGTGCCGCGCGAGCGACCGCGGGTCCTTTTGGTGGACGAGCTCGACAAGGGCGACGTCGATCTTCCCAACGACCTCCTGACGGTGTTCGAGGAGGGCGAGTTCGAGATCCCCGAGCTGTCACGGCTGCCGGAGGCGCAGTCCGAGGTGCCGGTGCTCACCCATGACCCCGAGGGCGGGCGGGTCACGATCACCCGCGGTGTGGTGCGCTGCCGCGAGTTCCCGGTGGTGGTGATCACCAGCAACGGCGAACGGGACTTCCCGCCCGCGTTCCTGCGGCGCTGCGTCCGCCTCGATCTGCCGGATCCGGACGAGGAGCGGCTGCGGGACATCGTGGCCGCGCACCTGGGCGAGCACGCCCTCGAAGGCGTCGACGACCTGCTGCACGCGTTCCTGAACCGCCGGGCGCCGGGCGAGCTCGCCACGGACCAGCTGCTCAACGCGGTGTTCCTGCGCAAGGGCGGGGTGAACCTGAACGCCGAGGGCCTGCTGGACGCGGTGCTCCACCGGCTGGGCGGATCGGTCTAG